A stretch of Cicer arietinum cultivar CDC Frontier isolate Library 1 chromosome 5, Cicar.CDCFrontier_v2.0, whole genome shotgun sequence DNA encodes these proteins:
- the UGT79B22 gene encoding cyanidin 3-O-galactoside 2''-O-xylosyltransferase FGGT1 yields MVANIFHVAMYPWFALGHLTSYLHISNKLAERGHKISFFIPKNTISKLEHFNLHPNLISFIPITIPHVDGLPLGSETTADLPFSLHSLLMTAMDLTEPIIEDSLRELRPHMVFFDFTYWLPALACQLGIKALHYCTISPATVGYLISPERKLHEKSLTEADLINPPPSFPPSAIKLQPHEARGLATSTVKGYGKDISFMQRQLIAFTSCDAIVFKTCREMEGLYCDYLERQMRKQVFLAGPVFPKPPTFTLEEKWVTWLGGFKPKTVIFCAFGSECILKSNQFKELLLGFELTKIPFLAALKPPIGAETIKSALPEGFSERTKGRGVVEGDWVQQQLILSHPSVGCFVTHCGSGSLTEAMINECQLVLLPHAGDQFINARIMSGDLKVGVEVEKCKENGLFTRKAVCKAVMDVMDNESELSHMVRTNHAKWREFLLSKGLENSYVDDLVQKLDSLLKS; encoded by the coding sequence ATGGTTGCCAACATCTTTCATGTTGCAATGTATCCATGGTTTGCATTAGGCCATCTTACCTCATACCTTCATATATCCAACAAACTTGCTGAGAGGGGCCACAAGATTTCATTTTTCATCCCCAAAAATACTATATCCAAATTAGAGCATTTCAATCTCCATCCAAATCTCATCTCCTTCATTCCAATCACCATACCACACGTGGATGGCCTTCCTCTTGGTTCTGAAACAACTGCAGATCTTCCTTTCTCACTACACTCCCTTCTCATGACTGCAATGGATCTCACTGAGCCTATAATTGAAGATTCCCTGAGAGAGCTCAGACCTCATATGGTCTTCTTTGATTTCACATATTGGTTACCTGCATTAGCATGTCAGTTAGGCATTAAGGCTTTACATTACTGCACAATTAGCCCTGCTACTGTAGGATATCTCATAAGCCCAGAAAGAAAACTTCATGAAAAATCATTGACAGAAGCTGATCTGATTAACCCTCCACCAAGCTTTCCACCATCAGCAATTAAGCTACAACCTCATGAAGCAAGAGGGTTAGCCACTTCTACTGTAAAAGGTTATGGCAAAGACATTTCATTTATGCAGCGTCAATTGATCGCTTTCACCAGCTGTGATGCTATCGTTTTCAAAACCTGCCGAGAAATGGAAGGCCTTTATTGTGATTATCTTGAAAGGCAAATGAGAAAGCAGGTGTTTTTGGCAGGACCAGTTTTTCCAAAGCCACCAACCTTTACTTTAGAAGAGAAATGGGTGACTTGGCTAGGAGGTTTCAAACCAAAAACTGTGATTTTTTGTGCCTTTGGAAGTGAATGCATTTTGAAGAGTAATCAATTTAAGGAGCTGTTGTTGGGTTTTGAACTTACAAAAATTCCTTTTCTAGCCGCCTTGAAACCGCCTATAGGAGCTGAAACAATTAAATCAGCTCTGCCTGAAGGATTCAGTGAGAGAACAAAGGGAAGAGGGGTAGTTGAAGGGGATTGGGTTCAACAACAATTGATTCTGAGTCACCCATCTGTGGGTTGCTTTGTGACCCATTGTGGATCTGGGTCATTAACAGAGGCCATGATAAATGAATGCCAATTGGTCCTTCTACCTCATGCAGGAGATCAATTCATTAATGCAAGAATAATGAGTGGAGATTTGAAAGTAGGAGTAGAGGTTGAGAAATGTAAAGAAAATGGACTATTTACTAGAAAAGCTGTGTGTAAGGCAGTGATGGATGTAATGGACAATGAGAGTGAATTGAGTCATATGGTGAGAACCAATCATGCTAAATGGAGGGAGTTCTTACTCAGTAAGGGGCTAGAAAACTCCTATGTGGATGATTTGGTTCAGAAGCTGGACAGTTTGCTAAAGTCTTGA